From one Lineus longissimus chromosome 3, tnLinLong1.2, whole genome shotgun sequence genomic stretch:
- the LOC135485469 gene encoding uncharacterized protein LOC135485469, which yields MFNKFAPSNQGPMNQNMGGNFGGPTPLMQQNPRAQFGAGPGIQPLMGLKPGFGNRGPGGPMMPFGEAPMDEKNPLPAPDEPELQPKDAREEFQLTQLQQQAAQWTKQKLKIEELEEDRALRLLGPVNKDQLDLLTSEEKKFESQYEDWKKQFADWKEQNKNHPNQQQYLQYEAQWKEYEKQMEEKKVELETRRKNMERAFKALNRAPRPLIDQGGPPFGGPGPNMGGGPNMGGGPGPNMGGGPGPNMGGGPNMGGGPGPNMGGGPGPNMGGGPGPNMMGGPGPNMGGPVGLLGDGPGRGGFGGGRGMGRGNFGGPDNFNGPPGGFNNNRGGGHGGFGGRGGGNFGPDGPNNQGNFDGPGGPNFGGRGGFGGGNRGGGGFGGPDNNRFDGPGGPFNDGPGGPGFNNGPGFNNSGLNNQGGFNNGPFNDGPGGPGFNNGPGNRGFNDGPGNFGNRFMDGPGFNNGPGNMGNRFDGPGGPFNDGPGNQGFNNGPGGFNNGPNNQGNFNDGPGGPGFNNGPNNQGFNDGPNNQGFGRPGFNNGPGGPGFNNNRRGSGPGFNDGPGFNNNGPGGPGFNDGGGGPGFDGPPRPSSNAGSNFSDGSEVPGSHRGGFNRGRGGNRGGRNRGFGRKGSDNQNEFDFNGPGGPQNETEMDEPGPPGASGEMDTNNQGGSKRGGTVGKKTDSSGDNKDDGPPGVSNSGSDNKDLKDIIDNIKKQQSEKKEASKVSDLLPPGVDPEEFEKEGKEESNISKKDEDGKDVPGDRKTNMQAKRGLAFLLQSNMIEDVQVPESPEAPPKKGKRGRGGRQGNNNNDDQGGNNNDGPGFGGAAKRFSSTINDGPPGCDGPPPNFGGPGGPPGPRGQGPMQGGPRGPGPMQGGPGGPRPMMGGPSGPGPMMGGPRPMMGGPGGPMMGGPGPMMGGPGPMMGGPGFGGPPGFIPPMSQGFPVSVGNVPVGNVPVSGGYMPPTSQSKGPPASKEEKILPLLLSLVNYKSSDEVKPKIYPKRPSLPTKTPIPAKKETVKAAEDKKDDTSAQETKKSTTGVKGAELGEELKLLKEQVKKIDEAKKVAELSKKISKATPKPQPPEKKEEKKKKPDNNKKDVKKSSESDRRKDDRDRDRKYGGRRSRSRSRDRGLSRELSRDRDRGRRDDRRDRSRGGRSRSPRPVDRDRGRQDSRFYDQRDRQAERQLPYQYDYSQEEKEEAERVERERLERLERERAEKARSLVPYAEEDDRLDDDRIRSRDPYPGMPPPPDSYGSRWPDRRDPYDDRLPPRPDDRLQPLRPDDRLPPLRTDDRLPPLRPDDRLPSLRPDDRLPPLRPDDRLPPLRPDDRLPPLRPDDRALSLRPPFPDPRDPYGPPVLDPYRRDPYADPYRDPYRDPWRDAVPTPYGERRRYETEYPMPRGYPEPPSRSEAFDYGHGGPKPDSQPSQPQVFDYSHGASDKANPPSSEPSSMYREPDRYGGDGYRDHFDRGGPQPVPAPSPVPPPTSHYDELDRRLAQYSETYGRGTPPQREREAPARTETFNIIDLLERPGRMRRPQQIVVIIRGPPGAGKTYVSKLMREKEVANGGSAPRMLCLDDYFMVESEKMVMDPEVGRMVKRRVIDYEFEPALEEPYRQSMLKSFKKTVDDGYFSFIIVDAINDKIKKFEEFWSYAKSKGFQVYIAEVHAEAGTCAKRNTHNRSFNEIQKVIDGWETLPSHFLGLDIRPILQDAAITEVEMEDFNDDDDVPRGRPRQEEEEEEEDFSGFMKSKWELDTSEQTLDKLDGLFLGKRHHDSTTRMEDYLQLTDDYAYRKSCPGQKRVRWADIEERNNQQRMREVGFVVGQTNWDRMTDSSYAERALNRTKYI from the exons ATGTTCAATAAGTTCGCTCCCTCTAACCAGGGACCGATGAACCAAAACATGGGTGGAAATTTTGGTGGCCCAACCCCACTAATGCAACAAAATCCGCGAGCTCAGTTTGGTGCAGGGCCGGGGATTCAACCTTTGATGGGTCTAAAACCTGGCTTCGGAAACCGGGGTCCTGGTGGTCCGATGATGCCCTTTGGAGAGGCTCCCATGGATGAAAAAAACCCTTTGCCCGCTCCGGATGAGCCTGAG CTTCAACCGAAAGATGCCAGAGAAGAGTTTCAGTTGACGCAGCTTCAGCAGCAGGCAGCCCAGTGGACGAAACAGAAACTAAAGATAGAAGAGCTTGAAGAGGACAGGGCTTTGAGACTGCTTG GCCCAGTCAATAAAGATCAGCTGGACCTCTTAACTTCAGAAGAAAAGAAGTTTGAATCGCAATATGAAGATTGGAAGAAACAGTTTGCAGATTGGAAGGAACAAAATAAGA ATCACCCAAACCAACAGCAGTACCTTCAGTATGAGGCACAGTGGAAGGAATATGAAAAACAGatggaagaaaaaaaggttGAGTTGGAAACGAGAAGGAAAAACATGGAGAGAGCTTTCAAAGCACTAAATCGGGCTCCACGTCCTCTGATTGACCAAGGCGGACCTCCATTCGGAGGCCCTGGACCAAACATGGGTGGAGGTCCTAATATGGGAGGAGGACCTGGTCCAAACATGGGTGGAGGCCCTGGACCAAACATGGGAGGTGGTCCTAATATGGGAGGAGGGCCTGGTCCAAACATGGGTGGAGGCCCTGGACCAAACATGGGAGGAGGCCCTGGACCCAATATGATGGGAGGGCCAGGACCCAATATGGGGGGACCCGTTGGACTTTTGGGTGATGGCCCGGGAAGAGGTGGCTTTGGTGGTGGACGTGGAATGGGCCGAGGTAACTTCGGAGGGCCAGACAACTTCAATGGACCACCTGGTGGATTTAATAACAATAGAGGAGGTGGACATGGAGGATTTGGTGGAAGAGGAGGTGGCAACTTTGGTCCCGATGGACCAAATAACCAAGGCAACTTTGATGGGCCTGGTGGGCCAAACTTTGGTGGAAGAGGAGGTTTTGGGGGAGGTAATCGTGGTGGAGGCGGCTTTGGTGGGCCAGACAACAACAGATTTGATGGGCCAGGTGGGCCATTCAATGATGGACCTGGTGGGCCAGGATTCAATAATGGACCTGGGTTCAACAACAGTGGCTTGAACAATCAAGGTGGTTTCAACAATGGACCTTTTAATGATGGCCCTGGTGGACCTGGTTTTAATAACGGGCCTGGTAACCGTGGGTTCAATGATGGGCCTGGAAATTTCGGAAATCGATTCATGGATGGGCCTGGATTCAACAATGGTCCTGGAAACATGGGTAATCGCTTTGATGGGCCAGGTGGACCTTTCAATGATGGGCCTGGAAACCAGGGGTTCAATAATGGACCTGGTGGATTTAACAATGGCCCGAATAATCAAGGGAACTTCAATGATGGACCTGGAGGACCTGGTTTCAACAATGGACCCAATAATCAAGGATTCAATGATGGCCCTAATAACCAAGGATTTGGCAGACCAGGCTTCAATAATGGTCCTGGAGGGCCTGGGTTCAACAACAACAGGCGTGGTAGTGGACCTGGATTCAATGATGGACCTGGATTCAATAACAATGGACCTGGTGGGCCTGGGTTTAATGATGGAGGAGGGGGTCCAGGATTTGATGGACCACCAAGACCCAGTTCGAATGCTGGTTCTAACTTCAGTGATGGCTCAGAGGTTCCTGGGTCACATCGTGGGGGCTTCAATAGAGGGCGAGGTGGAAATAGAGGAGGACGGAACCGTGGGTTTGGTAGGAAAGGATCTGACAACCAGAATGAATTTGATTTTAATGGTCCTGGTGGGCcacaaaatgaaacagaaatggaTGAACCTGGTCCGCCTGGCGCGTCGGGTGAGATGGATACCAACAATCAGGGTGGATCCAAGCGAGGGGGAACTGTGGGCAAAAAAACTGATAGTTCCGgtgacaataaagatgatggCCCACCTGGAGTTTCAAACAGCGGATCTGACAATAAAGATCTGAAAGATATCATCGATAACATTAAGAAGCAACAGTCTGAGAAGAAGGAAGCGTCGAAAGTGTCAGACCTGCTGCCTCCTGGGGTTGATCCAGAGGAGTTCGAGAAAGAGGGTAAAGAAGAAAGTAATAT ATCCAAGAAAGATGAAGATGGAAAAGATGTACCAGGAGAT AGAAAGACTAATATGCAAGCAAAGCGAGGCCTTGCATTCCTGCTGCAGAGTAACATGATTGAGGATGTGCAGGTACCAGAGAGTCCAGAAGCTCCACCGAAAAAGGGGAAGCGAGGTCGTGGAGGTCGGcaaggaaataataacaatGATGACCAAGGAGGGAACAACAATGATGGACCTGGATTTGGGGGAGCTGCCAAGCGATTTAGTAGCACGATAAATGATGGACCCCCTGGATGTGATGGGCCTCCACCTAATTTTGGTGGTCCTGGAGGACCACCTGGACCTCGTGGTCAAGGGCCCATGCAGGGTGGCCCTCGAGGGCCAGGGCCAATGCAAGGTGGACCTGGTGGTCCAAGGCCTATGATGGGCGGGCCGAGTGGACCAGGTCCTATGATGGGTGGGCCTAGGCCAATGATGGGCGGTCCTGGTGGACCAATGATGGGTGGACCGGGACCAATGATGGGAGGACCAGGGCCAATGATGGGTGGACCAGGATTTGGTGGACCTCCTGGCTTCATACCTCCAATGTCCCAGGGTTTCCCGGTGTCAGTGGGGAATGTGCCTGTGGGGAATGTTCCAGTTTCTGGTGGGTATATGCCCCCAACCAGCCAGAGTAAGGGTCCACCAGCATCGAAGGAGGAGAAAATACTGCCCTTACTCCTTAGTCTTGTTAACTATAAGTCTTCGGATGAAGTGAAACCCAAGATATATCCTAAAAGGCCATCTCTTCCGACCAAGACGCCAATCCCTGCCAAAAAAGAAACAGTCAAAGCAGCTGAAGATAAGAAAGATGATACGTCTGCTCAAGAGACCAAAAAGAGTACAACAGGTGTGAAAGGTGCAGAATTGGGCGAGGAGCTCAAACTTCTAAAAGAACAGGTGAAGAAAATTGATGAAGCGAAAAAGGTGGCGGAATTATCCAAAAAGATCTCGAAAGCGACTCCTAAACCGCAGCCTCCAGAAAAGAAggaggagaaaaagaagaaaccagATAATAATAAAAAAGATGTGAAGAAAAGTTCAGAGTCAGATCGTCGCAAAGATGATCGGGATCGCGACCGCAAATATGGTGGACGGAGAAGTCGCAGTCGTAGTCGCGATCGTGGTCTCAGTCGTGAACTCAGTCGAGATCGGGATCGAGGTAGGAGAGATGATCGACGAGACAGGAGTCGGGGTGGGAGAAGTCGCTCACCACGGCCAGTCGACCGTGACCGTGGCCGACAGGACTCCCGATTCTATGATCAACGTGACAGACAAGCAGAACGCCAGCTGCCATATCAATATGACTACTCACAGGAGGAGAAAGAAGAAGCCGAGAGGGTGGAGCGAGAGAGGTTAGAGAGATTGGAAAGGGAGAGAGCAGAGAAGGCAAGGAGCTTGGTACCATACGCTGAAGAGGATGACAGG CTGGATGATGACCGTATTAGATCAAGAGATCCTTATCCTGGGATGCCTCCACCACCT GACAGTTATGGTAGTCGTTGGCCTGATAGACGGGACCCTTATGATGATCGCTTGCCTCCACGCCCAGACGATCGGCTGCAACCCCTGCGGCCCGACGACCGCCTGCCACCCTTGCGGACCGACGATCGCCTGCCACCTCTACGGCCTGATGACCGCCTGCCATCTCTACGGCCCGATGATCGCCTACCACCTCTACGGCCCGATGATCGCCTGCCACCTCTACGGCCCGACGATCGCCTGCCACCTCTACGTCCGGATGATCGAGCACTATCCCTGCGTCCACCATTCCCAGACCCGAGAGATCCTTACGGGCCTCCTGTGCTGGATCCGTACAGACGAGACCCTTACGCAGACCCGTACCGAGATCCCTACAGAGACCCCTGGAGGGACGCTGTGCCAACGCCATATGGGGAGAGGCGAAGATATGAAACCGAGTACCCGATGCCCAG GGGATACCCTGAACCACCATCGCGTTCCGAAGCTTTCGACTATGGTCATGGGGGTCCAAAGCCAGACTCGCAACCATCACAGCCGCAGGTGTTTGATTACAGCCATGGAGCAAGTGACAAGGCAAACCCACCATCATCTG AACCAAGTTCAATGTACAGAGAACCAGATAGATATGGTGGTGACGGCTACCGAGACCATTTTGACAGAGGTGGCCCGCAGCCAGTCCCTGCCCCCTCACCCGTTCCTCCACCTACCAGCCACTACGACGAACTCGACCGCCGTCTTGCTCAATACTCAGAAACATACGGACGTGGAACGCCGCCTCAGCGTGAGAGAGAGGCTCCGGCACGAACTGAGACCTTCAATATCATCGATCTTTTAGAGAGGCCGGGCAGGATGCGTCGACCCCAGCAGATAGTCGTTATCATAAGAGGACCTCCAGGTGCTGGAAAAACTTATGTCAGCAAACTTATGAGG GAGAAGGAGGTAGCCAATGGAGGCAGTGCCCCGAGGATGCTGTGCCTGGATGATTACTTCATGGTGGAGAGCGAGAAGATGGTCATGGACCCTGAGGTCGGTCGTATGGTCAAGAGAAGA GTTATCGACTATGAGTTCGAGCCAGCGCTGGAGGAGCCCTACCGCCAGAGTATGTTGAAGTCCTTCAAGAAGACGGTCGATGATGGATATTTCTCTTTCATCATTGTGGATGCCATAAACGACAAAATTAAGAAGTTTGAAGAATTCTGGAGCTATGCCAAGTCGAAGGGTTTCCAGGTCTATATTGCTGAGGTCCATGCCGAAGCTGGTACCTGTGCAAAGAGGAACACACATAACCGTAGCTTTAATGAGATTCAGAAGGTTATTGATGGATGGGAAACACTGCCTAGTCACTTCCTTGGTCTGGATATTAGGCCGATACTCCAGGATGCTGCCATTACTGAG GTTGAAATGGAAGacttcaatgatgatgatgatgtgccgCGTGGACGACCACGAcaagaagaggaggaggaggaggaagactTCAGC GGCTTCATGAAGAGCAAGTGGGAGTTGGATACATCAGAACAGACACTTG ACAAACTGGATGGGTTATTCCTAGGGAAGCGCCATCATGACTCGACAACGAGGATGGAGGATTACCTGCAGTTAACAGATGATTACGCATACAGGAAATCATGCCCCGGACAGAAACGA GTCCGTTGGGCTGATATCGAAGAACGTAATAACCAACAGCGCATGAGAGAGGTTGGCTTCGTTGTTGGTCAAACTAACTGGGACAGAATGACGGATAGCTCATACGCTGAGAGAGCTCTCAACAGGACCAAGTATATTTGA